Proteins found in one Bacillus sp. BGMRC 2118 genomic segment:
- a CDS encoding 2-oxo acid dehydrogenase subunit E2 — protein MAIEKITMPQLGESVTEGTISKWLVSPGDKVNKYDPIAEVMTDKVNAEVPSSFTGTIKELIAAEDETLPVGAVVCTIEVGGAESTSAKEAPVAEASATPATAETITPAADLSNKRRYSPAVLRLAQENNIDLEQLTGTGAGGRITRKDVQKVLETGQIPTPAVKAEAPEVQSAPVVETPVPTAPSKPAAAPVNVPTMPGDIEIPVSGVRKAIAANMLRSKHEAPHAWTMVEVDVTNLVNYRNSIKNEFKTKEGFNLTFFAFFVKAVAQALKEFPQINSMWAGDKIVQKKDINISIAVATDEALFVPVIKHADEKTIKGIAREITELANKVRAGKLKSDEMQGGTFTVNNTGSFGSVQSMGIINYPQAAILQVESIVKRPVVMDGGMIGVRDMVNLCLSLDHRVLDGLVCGRFLARVKEILENTTKDNTSVY, from the coding sequence TTGGCTATTGAAAAAATTACAATGCCTCAACTCGGTGAAAGTGTGACCGAGGGAACAATTAGTAAATGGCTCGTGTCCCCAGGAGACAAAGTAAACAAGTATGATCCTATTGCAGAAGTAATGACAGATAAGGTAAATGCGGAAGTTCCATCTTCATTTACAGGAACAATTAAAGAACTAATTGCTGCTGAAGATGAAACACTGCCTGTCGGAGCTGTGGTTTGTACCATTGAAGTAGGTGGTGCAGAAAGTACATCTGCAAAAGAAGCACCTGTAGCTGAAGCTTCAGCTACGCCTGCAACAGCGGAAACAATTACACCTGCTGCAGATTTATCAAATAAGCGCCGTTATTCACCTGCAGTTCTTCGTTTAGCACAAGAAAATAATATTGACCTTGAGCAATTGACGGGAACCGGAGCTGGTGGTCGAATCACTCGTAAGGATGTACAAAAGGTACTGGAAACAGGTCAAATTCCTACGCCTGCTGTGAAGGCAGAAGCACCTGAAGTACAAAGCGCTCCAGTTGTAGAAACGCCTGTACCAACAGCACCAAGTAAGCCAGCAGCTGCTCCAGTCAACGTACCGACAATGCCTGGTGATATTGAAATTCCAGTATCGGGTGTGCGAAAAGCGATTGCAGCGAATATGCTACGCAGTAAGCATGAAGCACCACACGCTTGGACAATGGTAGAGGTAGATGTAACGAACCTTGTGAATTATCGAAATTCTATTAAAAATGAGTTTAAAACAAAAGAAGGCTTTAATTTAACGTTCTTCGCATTTTTCGTGAAAGCTGTTGCACAGGCATTAAAGGAATTCCCACAAATTAACTCAATGTGGGCTGGAGATAAGATTGTTCAAAAGAAAGATATTAACATCTCGATTGCAGTGGCAACAGATGAAGCATTGTTTGTACCAGTGATTAAACATGCAGATGAAAAGACCATCAAAGGAATTGCACGTGAAATCACAGAGCTTGCGAACAAAGTACGCGCTGGAAAGCTAAAATCAGATGAGATGCAAGGTGGTACCTTTACGGTTAATAACACAGGATCATTTGGTTCTGTTCAATCAATGGGAATTATTAATTACCCTCAAGCAGCCATTTTACAAGTTGAATCCATTGTAAAGCGTCCAGTTGTTATGGATGGTGGGATGATTGGAGTGCGCGATATGGTTAACCTTTGCTTATCATTAGACCATCGTGTTCTAGACGGGTTAGTTTGTGGACGTTTCCTTGCGAGAGTAAAAGAGATTCTAGAGAATACAACAAAAGATAATACATCAGTTTATTAA